One window from the genome of Halomicrobium zhouii encodes:
- a CDS encoding metal ABC transporter ATP-binding protein has protein sequence MSRITGDGTASDATAEDGTTDSAPDDPVIELADVTFGYTATPVVDDVSLSIDPGEYVAVVGPNGSGKSTLLQLTLGLRRPDEGTARLFGEPAHRFDDGDRIGFVAQQASAAKDMPITVREVVEMGRYPHVGFGRLWRDDREIVDAALETVGMAALADRRIANLSGGQRQRAFIARALAGEADLLVLDEPTVGVDAESVAAFYDLLESLNEDGITVVLVEHDIGAVTDHAERVVCLDRSVQFDGPTAEFVESDAIRRAFGTAAALAGDAR, from the coding sequence ATGAGCAGAATCACGGGAGACGGGACCGCCAGCGACGCGACTGCCGAAGACGGAACCACCGACTCCGCCCCGGACGATCCGGTGATCGAACTGGCGGACGTGACGTTCGGCTACACCGCGACGCCGGTCGTCGACGACGTCTCGCTCAGCATCGACCCCGGCGAGTACGTCGCGGTCGTGGGGCCGAACGGCTCGGGGAAGTCCACGCTGTTGCAACTCACACTGGGCCTGCGCCGCCCCGACGAGGGGACCGCACGCCTGTTCGGCGAACCGGCCCACCGGTTCGACGACGGGGACCGGATCGGCTTCGTCGCCCAGCAGGCGAGCGCCGCCAAGGACATGCCCATCACCGTCCGCGAGGTGGTCGAGATGGGGCGGTACCCCCACGTCGGCTTCGGCCGGCTCTGGCGTGACGACCGTGAAATCGTCGATGCGGCACTGGAGACGGTCGGCATGGCCGCGCTCGCCGACCGACGGATCGCCAACCTCTCCGGCGGGCAGCGCCAGCGTGCCTTCATCGCACGCGCGCTCGCGGGAGAAGCGGACCTGCTCGTCCTCGACGAACCGACGGTCGGTGTCGACGCCGAATCCGTCGCGGCGTTCTACGACCTGCTCGAGTCGCTCAACGAGGACGGGATCACCGTCGTTCTCGTCGAACACGACATCGGCGCGGTCACCGACCACGCCGAGCGCGTCGTCTGTCTCGACCGGTCCGTCCAGTTCGACGGCCCGACGGCCGAGTTCGTCGAGAGCGACGCCATCCGCCGGGCGTTCGGGACGGCGGCCGCGCTGGCCGGTGATGCCCGATGA
- a CDS encoding metal ABC transporter permease, producing MTGAGGGFTALQTGPLDALLAPIYWFLSLWSEFMFWVAAGTGLELLQYQFMHRAILVGLCIGVMAPLVGTFLVHRQLALIGDALAHTAFAGVAVGLFLNAVLELGVSPYLTAVVVSVLAALAIELISEATDAYNDVSMAIVLSTGFALGTTLISVNAGGLAVGINQYLFGNLSTVSAENAAILLVLFLVIVATVAITRNQLLYVTFDETAAEVSGIPVDWYNRVLVMLTALVVVGAMQIMGVILVAAMLVVPVAAATQISRSFSESLLVSVVLAELAVILGIGVSYYGGATAGGVIVLVAVAIYVTAVVAGKLQTALGEERHAEVDSIGTAETDGGGAD from the coding sequence ATGACGGGCGCCGGCGGCGGGTTCACCGCGCTCCAGACCGGACCGCTCGACGCCCTGCTCGCGCCCATCTACTGGTTCCTCTCGCTCTGGTCCGAGTTCATGTTCTGGGTCGCCGCGGGGACTGGCCTCGAACTGCTCCAGTACCAGTTCATGCACCGGGCGATCCTCGTGGGACTCTGCATCGGCGTGATGGCGCCGCTGGTGGGGACCTTCCTCGTGCACCGACAGCTCGCGCTCATCGGCGACGCTCTGGCCCACACCGCCTTCGCCGGAGTCGCCGTTGGCCTCTTTCTGAACGCGGTACTGGAACTCGGCGTCTCGCCGTACCTGACCGCCGTCGTCGTCTCGGTGCTGGCGGCGCTGGCGATCGAGCTGATCTCGGAGGCGACCGACGCCTACAACGACGTCTCGATGGCCATCGTCCTCTCGACCGGGTTCGCGCTGGGGACGACGCTCATCAGCGTCAACGCCGGCGGCCTCGCGGTCGGCATCAACCAGTACCTGTTCGGCAACCTCTCGACAGTCTCGGCGGAGAACGCGGCGATACTGCTCGTCCTCTTCCTGGTCATCGTCGCGACGGTCGCGATCACCCGGAACCAGCTCCTGTACGTCACCTTCGACGAGACCGCGGCGGAGGTCTCGGGGATCCCGGTGGACTGGTACAACCGCGTCCTCGTGATGTTGACCGCGCTGGTCGTCGTCGGCGCGATGCAGATCATGGGCGTCATCCTCGTCGCCGCGATGCTGGTCGTGCCAGTCGCTGCGGCGACCCAGATTTCCCGGAGCTTCTCGGAGTCGCTGCTCGTCTCGGTCGTCCTGGCTGAGCTGGCCGTCATCCTGGGAATCGGCGTCTCGTACTACGGCGGCGCGACTGCCGGCGGCGTCATCGTCCTTGTCGCGGTCGCCATCTACGTCACCGCCGTGGTCGCCGGGAAACTCCAGACCGCGCTGGGCGAGGAGCGCCACGCCGAGGTCGACAGCATCGGCACGGCCGAGACGGACGGCGGGGGCGCCGACTGA
- a CDS encoding phosphoglycolate phosphatase: MDAVPPLVVDVDGTLTGPDRAVDPRVFPILRDWAAPVVVATGKAFPFPVALCDFLGIELCVVAENGGVVFVGQTDALTMAGDPEAANAVADAYREMGYDLGWGPLDFANRWRETELAVSRDQPLEPLQELAVEHDLVVVDTGFAYHVKAPDVDKGTGLRIVADELDLSPEAFLAVGDSENDAPTFELAGESVAVVNADDTAKAAADRVTDVAYADGFLEAIGPYVD, translated from the coding sequence ATGGACGCCGTACCGCCGCTAGTCGTCGACGTGGACGGGACGCTCACCGGCCCGGACCGCGCCGTCGACCCGCGCGTGTTCCCGATTCTGCGGGACTGGGCCGCTCCGGTCGTCGTCGCGACCGGGAAGGCGTTCCCGTTCCCCGTCGCGCTCTGTGACTTCCTGGGTATCGAACTCTGCGTCGTCGCCGAGAACGGCGGCGTCGTGTTCGTCGGGCAGACTGACGCGCTGACGATGGCGGGTGACCCCGAGGCGGCGAACGCCGTCGCCGATGCCTACCGCGAGATGGGGTACGACCTGGGCTGGGGCCCGCTGGACTTCGCCAACCGCTGGCGCGAGACGGAACTGGCGGTCAGTCGCGACCAGCCGCTGGAACCCCTGCAGGAACTCGCGGTGGAACACGACCTGGTCGTCGTCGACACCGGCTTCGCCTACCACGTGAAGGCGCCCGACGTCGACAAAGGAACCGGCCTCCGAATCGTCGCCGACGAACTCGACCTGTCGCCCGAGGCGTTCCTCGCCGTCGGCGACTCGGAGAACGACGCGCCGACGTTCGAACTCGCCGGCGAGTCGGTCGCAGTTGTCAACGCCGACGACACGGCGAAAGCGGCCGCAGACCGGGTGACCGACGTCGCCTACGCCGACGGCTTTCTGGAAGCTATCGGACCCTACGTGGACTGA
- a CDS encoding J domain-containing protein, whose amino-acid sequence MQYDRLVTGLAGVLGGITVVMTVLGLLFEPPILFVALTFGAATYLVYFHTSGRMAARVYQTVERQAAVDPSRGRRRQRTGRRGRRDAGAGPREDWTPPRDGRTAREAAAAGAGGREGATHSGRSGQRQASQRGQGRRQQRRGTRQRQRPPNANSGPTAAEAYRTLGLDPGADESSVKQAYREKVKQVHPDTDGGDEEAFKAVTAAYERLTD is encoded by the coding sequence TCGTCACGGGACTCGCGGGGGTGCTGGGTGGTATCACCGTCGTCATGACGGTGCTGGGGCTCCTCTTCGAGCCCCCCATCCTGTTCGTCGCGCTCACCTTCGGCGCCGCGACGTACCTCGTCTACTTCCACACGAGCGGCCGGATGGCGGCACGCGTGTATCAGACCGTCGAGCGGCAGGCGGCCGTCGACCCGTCGCGGGGCCGCCGTCGCCAGCGAACTGGTCGCCGGGGCCGCAGAGACGCCGGGGCCGGCCCGCGAGAGGACTGGACGCCGCCGCGCGACGGACGGACGGCCCGGGAAGCGGCCGCCGCAGGGGCGGGGGGTCGCGAGGGAGCGACTCACTCGGGCCGGTCTGGCCAGCGACAGGCCAGTCAGCGCGGTCAGGGGCGGCGTCAGCAGCGGCGCGGAACGCGACAGCGCCAGCGCCCACCGAACGCGAACAGCGGTCCGACCGCGGCGGAGGCCTACCGGACGCTCGGGCTCGACCCCGGCGCCGACGAGTCCTCGGTCAAGCAGGCCTACCGCGAGAAGGTCAAGCAGGTCCACCCGGACACTGACGGCGGCGACGAGGAGGCGTTCAAGGCGGTCACCGCGGCCTACGAGCGGTTGACGGACTGA